aggggtttgggggctttggggggttCAGGGGCTTTGAGGTCATCCCAGAGGGGTTTGTGGGGTTCGAGGGCTTTGGAGTCACCTcggcggggtttggggggttgggggctttggggtcacccCGGCGGGGTTTGGGGAGTTCGAGGGCTTTGGGGTCACCGcggaggggtttgggggctttggggtcaccccagaggggtttgggggctttgaggggttttggggtcaccccggcggggtttggggggtgcCGGGAGGGGGGGTCGGGATCCTGTGGGGTGCTCAGtgtgggggtgggtgggtgggttgTGGGGTGTCCCGCGGGGGGTCTGGTGATCTGTGGGGTGCCTGTTTGAGTTATGGGGTGCCCAGAGCCATGGGGGTGCCCTCAGAACGACCGTTTGAGGTTTGTGGTGCCCAGACCGTCGGGATGCCCTCAGAACGACCCATGGGGTGCCGTTTGAATTATGGGGTGCccctctgagctctggggtgcCCCTTTGATTTCTGGGGTGCCCTCAAACAATCTCTGGGTTGCCCGATTGAATTATGGGGTGCTTGTTTGAGCTTTGGGGTGCCCCCAAACAATCTCTGGGGTGCCCCTTTGATTTCTGGGGTGCCTGTTTGAATTCTGGGGTGCCCGTTTGAGCTATGGGGTGCCCGTTTGAGCTATGGGGCGCCCCTTTGATCTCTGGGGTGCCCCCAAACAGTCTCTGGGGCGCCCCTTTGATCTCTGGGGTGCCTGTTTGAATTATGGGGTGCCCCCAAACAATCTCTGGGGTGCCCCCAAACAATTTCTGGGGTCTCTGGGGCTCCCCTTCGATCTCCGGGGTGCCCCCCTGATCTCGGGGTGCCCTCCCAGGTGGGTACAACCACGAGCACCGATCCCGGTGTGTTCCCGAGCGCGTGTCCCGGTTCCTGGAGCGGCGGGACGGGATCCCCTCGGACCCCAAAAACATCATCCTGTGCAGCGGCACCGCCTCCATCCTGACGGTcagtcccttcccttcccaaactccAGGGAATTCCAGCCTTGGAAAAACCCCCGGCCTgaccatgaggaaaaaaaaaaatcccaccggttggaaaagaaaaaaaaaaaaaaaatccctctttttttaaaattgaagaaatttaaatttaaattttagaaatttaatattttatattatattatgtcataatatattatattatatatagttttataattatatatataatatataatatatattataaatatatatataatattatcaATAGTTTTGTaagtaaatatataatatatattacatacattataaatatatatattatatatagttttataattatatacaatatatattataaatatatatttatatatattattatatactATTACATTTATAtgatatttatgtatttataaaaatatatatttatgtttttagaTATTATATCATATGAtactttatttattatatattatatatattatatataaaatatatatatttacaatatctatattttttatatatatatgtatatatatatatataattataaaactatAGAACTATTAAAACCGAGGGGGTCTTTTCTCcctccaaaaaaacaaaactcgGTGCCGGACTCGaataaaaaagaaggggaagTCCCCTTTTTTTGCAGCgaaaagaaaccttttcaggcaaaaaaaatgaaatattaaccTTATCCCATTTCCCCGAGAATTCCATCCCTAAACCCCTGTCTCGACTGtcgagaaaagaaagaaaaaaaaaatccgtcttttttttttttcttaaatggaagaaatataaatttaaattccACGAGTTTTatagttttataattatatataattatatataattatatataattatataaaaagatatatatattattataatctatatttagatatttataaaatatattatatatattatatattatatatatatattttttatatatattatatataataaatatctaaatatagttatttaaatatttctaaataattcTACTCCAGCACCGAGTATTTTTTTTTCGGGGGGAGGAAAGACCCCCTCGGGTTTAATAGTTTTatagttttataattatatatatataatacatataatattatatttataatatatatattatatatgtaatagttctataattacatataatatatataaaatatatatttataatatgtTATATATGCTATatctataatatatataattataaaactatagataataaaatataacatgaaatatataatatatataatatatatataaaatatatatatattatatatatattttataatagtttttttctttagataaggttaatatttcatttttttgtctgaaaagtgtttttttcGCTGCAAAAAAGACCCCCCAGacacccagctctgggactcGGAGCTCTTCAAACTTCACCCCATTCCTATAAAAACACCacccatatttttatttctcctccctGTTCCCCGGAAATTCCAGCCTTAAACCCCCGGCCTGACCATcgggaaaagaaaagaaatatccctttttttttaaatcgaAGAAAGACACCAGAAACtcggagaaaaaaaaaaaaatccctcttttttttttaaatggaagaaatttaaaatttcaatttcAATACCCCGCTGCGAACTTGGGGAGCAAAGAAAGGGGGGAGGGGTTTTATTGCGGATTTATTCAGGGtttttattatatatgtattttatatatataatatatatatttataatatatattatatatattatatataatatatttataattataaaattatatataatataatattaaatatataatatatataaaatatatattatatattataatgtatataatatatgtactatatatataatatatatagtatatattataatatatataatatatatagtatatattataaaaatatatattatatatattatatataattataaaactatatataatataacatagtataaaatatataatatatataaaatatatataaaatatatattatatatataattgtaaaactatatataatatattatatataatgtatatattctatataaaatataaatatatatttttatatatatatataaaatatatttttaaaaatatacattatttatatattttataatagtTTTTTTATCTCCCTTATCCggccgaaaaaaaaaaaaaagccccccccAATCTCCGGCTCTGGAACTGGGATCTCTTAAAACTTCCCCACAttcctataaaaaaaaatccaaaatttttATTCCTCGCCCCGACGGGTCCCGTTGTCCCTCCTTCCCTCGGCAGTTCGTGCTGTCTCTGCTGGTCGATCCCCGCTCGGCggtgcccacgggggtcctggTGCCCGTGCCGGGCCCCCCCCTGGCCGCGCTGGCCGCGGGGCTGGCGGGGGCCGTGCCCATCCCGTACCCCCTGGAGGAATCCCGGGAATGGGCCCCGGACGTGGCCGCGATCCGCCGGGAGCTGCGGGACGCGCGGGGCCGCTGCACCCCCAAAGTGCTCTGGGTCGTCAACCCTGGGGACCCCACGGGTGAGTGCGGGGGGTTAAACCCGGCCCggggggagctgggaatgaGGAAACTTGACCTGGGGCTCGGTGGGAACGTTTAAACCCGGCCCGGGGCTCGGTGTCCCCAATTaaacccagcccagggctcGGTGGGCACGATTAAACCcttcctgtgcctcagtttccccagttAAACCCAGCCCGGGGCTCGGTGTCCCCAGTTaaacccagcccagggctcGGTGTGCCCAGTTaaacccagcccagggctcGGTGTGCCCAGTTAAAcccctcctgtgcctcagtttccctgctgggctctgcctAAACCCCCCCCCCTCCCGTGCCTTTGTTTCCCAGTTAACCCCTCCTTGGGCCTCACTTTCCCCTCTGGGCTGGTTTAAATCCACCTCGGGCATCACTCGCCCCTCTTGGGCTCCACTTAAACCGTCCCCgggcctcagtttccccagttCAACCCATCCcaccattcccattcccgttccCACTATTCCCATTATTCCCATTATTCCCATCCTTCCCGTTATTCTGTTATTCCCACCCCAGGCCATGTTCTCAGCCGCCATTCCATGCTGGCCCTGCTGTCTCTGGCGTTCGAGgagccgctgctgctgctggtggatgaggtggggcagccccagtgcccccagtgcccccagtgccccttggcagcccccctgccctggcccagtgcccaccccattcccagggcactccctgccccattcccaccccatttCCTCCCCAttatccctttccccaccccacTATCCCAGAGCACTCCCTGCCCCATTCCGCCCCATTTCCCCCCTAATTCActtccccagtgcccccattatcccttttccagccccattcccaggcactccctgccccattcccaccccattcccaccccattcccccttttccagccccatTTCTCTGTCCAATTAcccaccccattcccagggcattccctgccccattcccaccccactCCCACCCCATTCTCGCCCCATTCCCACCCTATTCccagcccattcccagcccgTTTCCCATCCCCAGGTGCACCAgggcactccctgccccattcccgccccattcccaccccattcccccCCGTTTCCCCCCCCAGGTGCACCAGGATCGCTCCTTCTCCCCGGATCGCCCGTTCGTGTCGTTCCGCCGGGCTCTGGCTGAGGCCGGGCCCCCGCTCTCCTCCTCCGTCCAGCTCGTCTCCTTCTACTCCCTGTCCAAGAGCGCCGCCGGAGAGTGAGCGGGAATGAATGCCGGGAATGGGATGTCCGGGATGGATCTCCCCGGGCTGAGCGCGGCCGTTCCCGCAGGAGCGGCTTCCGTGCGGGGTTCCTGGAGCTGGTGAACATCGAGGAGGGGGTTCGGGAGCTCTTCCAGCTGGCCCAGTCCATCCCCCGGCCCTGTGTGCCCGGCAGGATCCTCCTGGACCTGCTCATGGACCCACCGGACCCAGCAGATCCCATCGCGAGGGCggtgcaggaggtgggagaggctgCTTGGGGCACGGCCCGGCCCAGCCCATCCTATTTCTTATCCcaccccatccatcccatcccgtcccatcccgtcccatcccatcctatccTATTTCttaccccatcccatcccatcccatcccatcctatccTATTTCTTACCCcgtccccatcccatcccagccccagcccagcccagcccattccattccattccattccattccattccatcccatcccatcccatcccatcctatccTATTTCttaccccatcccatcccatcccatcctatccTATTTCttaccccatcccatcccatcccatcccatcccatcccaccccaccccaccccaccccaacccatcccatcccaccccatcccatcccatcccatcccaccccaccccatcccatcccaccccaccccatcccatcccatcccatcccatcccattccaccctATCCTATTTCTTatcccatctccatccccatcccaccccaccccaatcccaatctcaatcccaatcccaatcccatcccaatccccatcccaccctgcccCAATGCCATTATCCCAATCCTGTTATCCCATTATCCTGCAGCACTGCgggtccctgtgctgggcactgtcCTGGTCCCAATCCCATTATCCCAATCCCATATCCCAAAGGACCAGCGGAAGCTGTGCCGGGTGCTGTCCTGATCCATATCCCAATGCCATTATCCCAATGCCATTATCCCAATCCCACCaccgtgtgtccctgtgctgggcgctgtcccatcccaatcccattatcccatatcccactatcccattatcccattatcccatatcccaCCACCGTGTGTCCCTGTACTGGGCActgtcccatcccattcccgttatcccatatcccattatCCCTTTATCCCATATCCCAATCCCAGCcccgtgtgtccctgtgccgggCGCTGtcccattatcccatatcccattatCCCAATCCCATATCCCAACCCCAGcactgtgtgtccctgtgccaggcgctctcccatcccaatcccattaTCCCAATCCCATATCCCACTATCCTGCAGCACCGCGGGTCCCCGTCCCTGTCGCtgtcccatcccaatcccattaTCCCAATCCCATATCCCAACCCCAGcactgtgtgtccctgtgccggtCACtctcccatcccaatcccattaTCCCAATCCCATATCCAGCaccgtgtgtccctgtgccgggCGCTCtcccattatcccatatcccatatcccattatcccatatccagcaccctgtgtccctgtcccatcccaatcccattaTCCCAATCCCATTATCCCAATCCCATTATCCCAATCCCATATCCCATATCCAGCaccgtgtgtccctgtcccgtcccaatcccattatcccattatCCCAATCCCATATCCCAATCCCAGCACCGTGTGTCCCTGTACTGGCCGCtctcccatcccaatcccattgTCCCAATCCCATATCCAGCaccgtgtgtccctgtgccgggCGCTCtcccattatcccatatcccattatcccatatcccattatcccatatccAGCACCGTGTGTCTCTGTGCCGGGTGCTCTCCCATTATCccaatcccattatcccatatcccattatcccattatcccatatccAGCACcatgtgtccctgtccctgtcgctgtcccatcccaatcccattatcccattatCCCAATCCCATATCCCATTATCCCGCAGCACcgggtgtccctgtgccaggctctGTCCCGGAACGCTCGGAGGGTTCAGGATGTTCTGGGCTCAGTCCCCGGGATTcgctgcccggccccggccgggGGGCCCCGAGCCCTCCTACGGGTACAGGGCACGGACACCGACAGGGTAAGggggggactgggggcactgggggcactgggagggactgggggaatgGGGGAATGGgggaatgggggcactgggggcactgggagggactgggagggaatgggggaatggggggaatggggggactgggatgggggactgggagggactgggggcactggggggactgggggcactggggggactgggagaATGGGGGAATGGGGGGACTGAGGGCgctggggggactgggagggactggggttgactgggatgggggacatTCCCACGGGTCCAGGGCACAGACACGGGACAGGAACCGGTACAGAggggactgggggaactgggatgggggacactgggggacactggggggactAGGGGcactgagggaactgggggcactgggaggaggggactggggggaactggggaagtggggggcactgggagaactggggggagagagggaaggggggggacacacggccCTGCAGGGGGGGGATTGGGGACGGGGGGGGACTGGGAACGTGGGACATCCTGGGGACTCGGGACATATTCGGCACATGGGACACCCTGGAAATGTGGGACATCCCGGGGACATGGGGGGGGGTGTCTGGGGGACTCGGGACAtcccggggacagggacaccctgggAATGTGGGACATCCCGGGGACATGGGGGGGGTGTCTGGGGGACTCGGGACAtcccggggacagggacagggacaccctggggacagggaaagggacacCCTGTGGAcaggggacaccttggggacagggacaccctggcAATGTGGGACatcctggggacatggggggaccTGGGGGACTCGGGACATCccggggacaggggacagggacatcctggggacagggaaagggacaccctggggacatgggggggcctgggggacTCGGGACATCccggg
This Pseudopipra pipra isolate bDixPip1 chromosome W, bDixPip1.hap1, whole genome shotgun sequence DNA region includes the following protein-coding sequences:
- the LOC135405007 gene encoding uncharacterized protein LOC135405007, coding for MAAPEGTAGIFQALECGGDDPHSMGWAPIPVLRQVLATCVYPELLDTDTFPEAVRGRARRILREMDSGNIGGYNHEHRSRCVPERVSRFLERRDGIPSDPKNIILCSGTASILTVSPFPSQTPGNSSLGKTPGLTMRKKKNPTVFLSPLSGRKKKKSPPQSPALELGSLKTSPHSYKKKSKIFIPRPDGSRCPSFPRQFVLSLLVDPRSAVPTGVLVPVPGPPLAALAAGLAGAVPIPYPLEESREWAPDVAAIRRELRDARGRCTPKVLWVVNPGDPTGHVLSRHSMLALLSLAFEEPLLLLVDEVGQPQCPQCPQCPLAAPLPWPSAHPIPRALPAPFPPHFLPIIPFPTPLSQTHSQPVSHPQVHQDRSFSPDRPFVSFRRALAEAGPPLSSSVQLVSFYSLSKSAAGE